CAGGCTTTTTTCAACCAATAGCGGTAAACGCCCGCCTCATCTTCTTCACGAAGCAGCGTATGACCGGCCAATCGGGCAAAGGTGCGAAAATCGCGCTGAGAGCCCGCATCGGTGGCAATCACCTTGAGCACCGCCCCGCTGGCCAGTCGGTTGAGTTCCATCTTGGCCTTGAGCAACGGCAGCGGACAATTCAGACCGCTGGCGTCCAGCTCGGCGTCGTGGGTTACAGCGTCAGTCATCGAATCACTCCGGGGCAGGGGTTGAGTCGCTTAGAATATCTGGTCCCAAGCGTAGTGTCCGGCTACAGTAACGTCTTTGTCGACTAAGGCTTTGTGCATGACTTTTTTGCGCCCTACCCTGCTGACGCTCGCTTGCCTGCTCGCCTCACCGGGCTTCGCCGACGACTTGCCGTCACTCGGTGACGCCAGTTCTGCCATCGTCTCGCCGCAACAGGAATACCAACTGGGCCGTGCGTGGCTGGCGATGCTGCGCAGCCAGGTGTCGCAACTCAACGATCCGCAACTCAAGGATTACGTCGAGTCCAGCGTCTACCGGCTTGTGGAGACCAGCCAGGTCAATGACCGGCGCCTGGAGTTCATCCTGATCAACAGCCCACAGC
The Pseudomonas sp. GR 6-02 genome window above contains:
- a CDS encoding sulfurtransferase TusA family protein, coding for MTDAVTHDAELDASGLNCPLPLLKAKMELNRLASGAVLKVIATDAGSQRDFRTFARLAGHTLLREEDEAGVYRYWLKKA